The Choristoneura fumiferana chromosome Z, NRCan_CFum_1, whole genome shotgun sequence DNA window GGTGTAAAACATCAATTCTGAGTCTAACATTAATTTTCATAACATGGAATCTACTGTATTAAAATGTTTCAATATAGATAGTCACAATTTTGCTGGCTTAGTAGTTATGCGATTGAGAAATAGTCTTTATAAGTTTGAGCAATTTAGAGAAAAGTATACAAGTGTGGCAAAACGACCTATCTTCATTTTATTGCCATTTTAATTTGCAtcattaaaattttgcacaACTGCTATGAAAATAGGCCCTTCTACACTGAAAATAGAGAGTATGCAATAATACTATGCTTATTCCGAATTGCACAATCGTTATTAATCGTATAGAAATGACTACTTTATTTACAATAGAATGAGTATCAAGAATATTTTTCTTCGTTAACAAAGTTTTAGAAAAATTTGGGGCTATATCTTTCAGTCGGAGCTATTTTATACGTCAACTATATCTTTCAAataatcagaaaaataaaaatattaagtaatttgtCTATCAagatttgtttattaatttttcagtCGATAAATAATTTGACGTAATAATAAAACAAGTACATGCCTCTCATAGTGAAGTTAAAGGGCAAGCCGTAAATTTATTAGGTCTGTgtcaaattctttttttattttttcagttaaACGAGACTTGGTATATAGTACAGTAAAGCAAAGGATAATTCACTTATCGATATTATCTTGATAAAAATCACTATTTCGatttaaactaaatataataaaaatgtaacttaAAGTCATGAGATGACAAAAATTTCCATACTATAGTGTCATTTTGTGTAATTGTGATGTGGGTTATTAATGTATATTTATGTACTAAGAACTAAGGATTGTTTGGGCATTGCGAGTTGCATTAATAATGTGTTTTGCCATGCCCAACATGTTACCTTATATGATTTTAACTGTAAAATTCATACTGTAAGTCTCTCTCCGATTGGTTATTCCATTGCTAGTGATGTAACTCGATTTTATCGATATTATTGTAGAAACAAATACATGGTAAGGTATATAATTATGTCACACcaacagaaataaaaaacaatacacCATATAACACTTTGTATACCTATAGGTAGCTTAACAGTGTTAATAGTCACAAAGTGGAATTCTTCGAAAGTAAGTACATTTAGCTTAGCATTCCGTAATTACATTACATACAGACTCACGAATGGTACTTACATCTGAACACCGCATCTCCTAGATTTACGTTTAATAGCCTAGTTCACGAGAAACTTAAAGCATCGTACCTACGATACACTACTTAGTGTCAAAGCAGTTTCGTAGCGGTTTTCACAGTTACAGCAAATATCCGCAGGCTCAGCGACAGTTAACTgcgcaaattaaatttaaaggaACTTTAAGCGTAACTCTGAGCGTGCTCGAGTGTAACATTAGCGAATTTGTTACCCTTGTCCACCCAGTTCTTCAAGCGTCCGCGTAGCTCCTCCAAGCTTTTCGACTTAGCTTTATTTATTCTCTTGTATTTCACGTCTTTGGGCTTGGTCACGTTTCGATGATTCGACATGACACGATTGTACGTCACTACGGGGTTCCTTTCTGTCTCGCCTTCGTCGCTTTCCGTAGCTTCGTCGTCGGAGGTGGACTTCTTAGGGACGTAGCTGTACGACCACGTGTCGTTCCCAGTTCTGACTTTAGCGTCTTTTTCATCTTCTATGCTTTTAACTTCGGCGGTTAGGACCCCGCTCCTCATGCGGAAATTGTCCCGCCTCTGCGCTAGCAGGCTCGTCTCTTTGTATTTATCTTCATCTGTTTTGTTCATGTCCTTCAGTTCCTTTTCTGTGCTATTCTGCGCGCTGAGGCCCTTCATGGACTCGGCGTCGGCTTCCTCCTCGACACTGTACACTGTTTCAAGGATCTCTGGCCGGCGGAGGAACCCATTAGATCGCCGGATGATGTTGTATTTGAGGTTGGGGTCGATGGCATCGGATATAGACCGGACTATTGTCACGCTGTCTGTTGTTGATCGGAAGCGGGGCACGTGCGGCAAATTGCTGCAATCTGAATCCACGTCCTCCATGATAACAGCTGAATCGGAATCGTTTAACGAATCAAAATCACCAACGATCTGCGTGTCTTGGAGCATTTCTCTGAAGTCTGGTATAGACTGAGTGGATTCTATCCCGTTGTCGAGAAGCTTTGCTTGAAGCGCTTCTATGGCTTTTTGTTGTTTGGCTATGATGGATTCCCTTATTGAGATGATGTTGCAGATTTCCTTCTGTTTTCGGACCAGGCGCGATTCGAAAAGTAGGAGCTGGCTGGATAAGGATTTGAGCTGTTCCGCCTTCTCTATTTGAAGGCGGGACACGAGGTCCTCTTGGATGCGGTGCGCGCGCCGCCACGTCAGCAGCTGATGCGCTTGCGCGCGATATTTCATCCTTAGGTCTCTGTAACGATAAGAAATGGATCTGAGCATCAGTTATTCAACAACACATTACCTGTCACAGTTCTCTGCATGTCGTGTGTCTGATCTGATCCTGTCTTTCTGTggacttgttgttgttgttgaccTTTTAATGGCAAAATTATTGAAAGGACCATGATACAATTTGGCTAAAATTGACCATACATTTGTAAGAATTATCAGGACTGTAAGAGTATGTCTGTGAGAGATCGTAAAGTAGTTACGAGGACTCTTAGTGCAATAGATGGCGCTCTAGTTGCCTACTGAATTGACCTACGTTTAAGACCCCTCAAGGAGAGGATCGAGCGAGGATGCAAACCCGCGCTCTCAATTTACGCTGAAACTTccctttgaaatttaccacgagctttacgctaaaggaaagcatcgtgaggtAACCTGACGTATCCGCAAACCACGCAGTATATGTGAAGCTCCCAATATGCACTAAGCCAGCGTGGAAACTACAGCTGAAACCCTTTCACTCAAGAGGAGATTTGTGTTCAGCAGTGGTTTGTATAGTTTGTTAAGCTCCTGGTCGATTTTGCGTACAGCATCTGCTAAAATATTGGACAAGAGGGCTTCGATTGTTCGCCAGTTCCTGTACCCAACTTTATTCAAAAACGTACGCAAGCAGTGGCAGCACGTAACGATATCATCAACATAGTGATTAAAGATGGCTGTGTACAGCTTAGCCTTTAGGGCGTCACGTTTCGTGTCCTGATCGGACAGCAGCGGTATGTAGGCTTAAGATGGTGGTAATGGATGGTGGTGAAGGTACCTGATGGTCCTCCGTGCCTCCTCGAGGGTGTGAGCCTCCATGGGGTCGGTGAGGGACGCCGCGAGCGACACGTCGGGCTCCGTGGGGCTGTTCAGAGCCGATTCACTTCGGCTGTGGACAAACAAGAAGATTCAAGGAACAGCTCGAGGTCTGATACGAGTATGGAAAtgtctttcataatgcgaactgctaaggaatggaattcgctcctgTCGCCTGTATTTTCGGATAAGTACAACCCACgactcttcaaggctagagtgaataggctggtACTGAACCAGGGAGAcacttttggcctcatctgcacttaacatcaggtgagataggatACAATCACggtcaattttatgtaaaaaaataccctAAATTGTGCTTAGTACGATGTAGTAATTACTttccaaattatattttttcccaGAAATATCGCAAATGCCGAGAAATTATGCATTGTCCCCAGATTTTATCCAAACAGATAAAGCGCCTAGAGTGAGCCTAATAGCAATATCGCAATTCACTACATTTTACTAAAGTGcccggccgctaagaagtcaatcctgacgcATTGGGcaactatgaagttcctgattattgttaatctcacccattgaaaaaaatatccatacttactactctgtcgcacgcaacaagtaagcattgcatttttgtctatgattcatatGGTTTATATTCAGGAACTTCATAGTTCTGCAATGTGTCAGAATTAACTTCAAAACGGCCGATGACTATAGCTTCAAATTAGGCTTACGCTGTAACGCCGGTGACTGACGATGGGTTAAATATCCTAGGGTTGCCAAACAATTAAAAGAATAAGTTTTAAGTTGAAAAAACTAGGACAGTTCCTTTTAAAAACAGGACACAGTAACAGATTAtcaatatttcaataaatacacaaaatatCAAGGCAAGTGAAATTCATTTATAgtaggtaattttaaaatacacgaTCTATCTTAACCCTTTCATTAGTATAGGCAAAATACTCGTATACTGAGCGGCACCAAATTTGGCccacaaatgtatgcaataattagtagattattgtcgtggcctggaagtaggcaattgctggctgagtatgaatattaaacaaatacgaagccagcaattgctattccagccgagactaatataaagcttttctcaaaaatggtgaataattcttaaatagaataaactttttctcgaaatatattataaaatttaattttattccaatatttttcttatgctttcccgccttttttcattcagctgcaggtgtatttttccaccgaaaacaccacaagctatttcagacccaatagaaaaagtccggagttccaacaaaatatctgataccggccattagacttaaCGCTGTaaacgacttgtgccaacatttccatggcctttttaacttaaaaaaaatgtgactgattgcaggcgcgctaattcattattgtcgagctagcctagcgcgcctgcaatctttttaactttttaatttttcgctgaccataaactatgcacttcaccttctgatatgtaaagaataatgtcaactttttcagaaaaagagaccagcgctgggaatcgaacccaggtccacagcaatccgtgctgcgtgctataacccctacaccactgctggacaggaatctctcatcgagagacgtcacactctttcggaaccaaccgctcacccagacaagagatgtcgctactaagcaatcaaaatatgattggttttttggagtctttttgtattttttatttcaactccaaatttgttacttttacgggtatcccgtgaaaccatatcgaaaatacaaactgagacatggatgcacagaaaaaccagaaaaagagaccagcgctgggaatcgaacccaggttctttagcaatccgtgctgcgtgctacaacccgtacaccaccgctggacaggaatctagacacgaatttttcctatgcatacatatctcaggtcgcttatttctactacgctacttatgcagcagcactagcgacatctatgttccgctctcatcaagagacgtcacactctttcggaaccaaccgctcacccagacaat harbors:
- the LOC141436444 gene encoding uncharacterized protein; this translates as MDSESRSESALNSPTEPDVSLAASLTDPMEAHTLEEARRTIRDLRMKYRAQAHQLLTWRRAHRIQEDLVSRLQIEKAEQLKSLSSQLLLFESRLVRKQKEICNIISIRESIIAKQQKAIEALQAKLLDNGIESTQSIPDFREMLQDTQIVGDFDSLNDSDSAVIMEDVDSDCSNLPHVPRFRSTTDSVTIVRSISDAIDPNLKYNIIRRSNGFLRRPEILETVYSVEEEADAESMKGLSAQNSTEKELKDMNKTDEDKYKETSLLAQRRDNFRMRSGVLTAEVKSIEDEKDAKVRTGNDTWSYSYVPKKSTSDDEATESDEGETERNPVVTYNRVMSNHRNVTKPKDVKYKRINKAKSKSLEELRGRLKNWVDKGNKFANVTLEHAQSYA